CTTTATCACAGTCTAGACTTAGATACTCTGATATCCACCATATCATTTTAAAGAAGAATAATCACGATTTGTACGATCATTGTGGAGGATGTAGTGTCACGgtggacaaaaaagaaaagcgtAGCTTTTTAACTGGATATGCAAAGATAATAGACCAACATCTGTTCATTCATCGTTTTAGTATTCCAAGTTTGATTAAATGTTATAAGTCAGTAATGGTTGATCCACTTGTGTTATATGTTAGTTTCTCATGTATCCCTTGGTAAGTGGCATTGACACCCAATATAATATAAGTGCACTCATTCATTTTGATTAAGACAAACCAAGATTGTTATCTACCTCACTATTATACTGAAAAAGCCCCAAAGACATTATATGAAAACCACCTCAAACAACATAATGGTGGATAAAGCTCTGCTGttcacaaaggaaaaaaaaacaaaacacccaaTGCTGTTTCACCAATTTATTGAATCCAAGTAGAAAAATACTAATGTTGAAAAGCTGATGAAAGCAAACACGTTTAAGCACATGCATGTGGTTGAACAAATTGTTGCAGAAGCATGCGGACTCCAGCATAAGGTGAGCGGTTGAGGTGAATGCATAGACATACTGTAATGAGCTTGGATTTTTGAAGAATCATTCGGTTTGCTACACAAGACTAAATGCTCACTTTGCTCCACCTGGTCTTTCTTGCCTATGCATTTTTGCAGTTCAGATTGCTGTGAAATCGTACACTCTTTAGGATATACACGTTCTCACAGTCAGGCAGCTTTCTAtaatttttcttaattttcttgGTTATTTGAAAGATCTCATAAGGGGGGATAAGCACCTCTTCCTCAAAACTAAAGACTGAATACTTCTTCAAGGGAGCACCATAACAGGTCCTGATTTGAAAGCATGTCTTGTTTCCAAAAACTTTCAGGTTTGGACTTGCGGAGGTGGAGCTAAAAGAACCAAAGCGAATTTTCTGTTTGACTTCCCCAGTGAACACAGCCGTAGTTTTGCGGTAAGTGGTCTTACAGCCTGTTCTTTCACCAAGGATCTGTACGGCAGTTGTCAGCcagaaatgtaaaaagtgaAACGGAAAGGAGGTGCCATATATTGCTCTGTTTGTTCGGACTGCATCGTTGAATGTCATGTAAAACTTTTCATAATTAgatgtaaaaacacagattGCTTGAATGTGATTCTTGGTCAAATTCccatatttgttatttttagctCGGAATTTAACAGTTGCACATTCATTTGCTTTTTCCCAGACATCTGCAAATATCCCCTTGTTCTCTTTTTCAAAGTATTTGGTGTTGACGATTCGCTCCATCCTCGACCTGCAGCCAGAGTACATGTCATCAACAGAATCTGGAGACATGTTCAATGGAATGGACAGGATGGCATCTTGTAAAGTGATGATGGTGATCTtcaggggaaagaaaaagatgagaagaaaagtTACGAGTTAGATGTAATACAAACCATTGTGCTGTGGTGTAAGAAGTCTTCAGATAGCTTACTTAAGGGGAAATAAGATTTCCTCAGTTACAACAATAAAGTTCAGTCAAACAAGTGTAAAAGTAAAGTATCATCTCCAGCTTTGTGGACAAGTGTCTCAAAATCTGGCctaatttaaaacttttaatgaTGAAGATGTATTAAAGTACATAATCTCTGTACATTCTGTTACAATAAATAGTAATTTAACCCCACTCACAATATGTTGCCAGCCAAACTGTGGTATGAACCACTTACCGTCTTGGAGGCTACAAGGAGCATCCAGCAAAGGAGCAAATGCAGTGGAACAGAAATAAGCATTTTACTCGCCATCACTGCAATCAGACAAAATTTGATAATGTACAGGTACAGGCTAATACATAATGTGTCTGGACAGGGgttgtattaaatatttatatatgatcgagaaaaaaaatgtaatcaactCACCTTTCAGAGGAGAATGTGTCTGATCAAAGTTATGAGGGAACAATGCACAATGCTTTGAGATTTCCTGGATACACATACGAAAACCCCCTCTCACACGTCACACACGTTTGTGGTGTTATTGTGATGGTCGGTTTTTGGTTTTAGAAATGCATGTCTGCTTGTCTCAAGGGACGTgtggttttttattttcacatacaAAGGACAGACCTGCTCAAGTGAACCGAAACTCAGTTTGTGAACATAACACTGATCAACAGCAGTGTATCAATCAATTAGATCAGTTTGATCAGAGGAAAATCAGACAGCCTGTAATCCatgttcattttaatgccagtttcctttttgtgttttcaaacagtttgTAAAAATTTCAACAATGCAACATTTGTTTATTCAAGTtaatttgtttctgtcattaaCAAAAGGAACAAGGGATCCAAAAGTTCCTCCAGGTAAAACTGTGGAACATGTAACGTTGACCAGCAGCATATGTGATAAAGTAAGGGatcatcattcattcatcaagAAAAGAAGATGCACAGCATTTATATTTGATGTCTAGGTTCTGGTTCAGACATAACCTGAAGGCCAACAAAGCTTATCTTGCTTGGAAGGGTAATTCTAGGGATTCAGTTAGTTAGTGTCATCGACTgtaagtaaagatggatgatgcctCCCCACCTTAATGTTGTACAGTAGCAATCAGTGGGTGGAGCCATGGTGGCGAGGTCCCGCTGTCAATCATTACATCTCACCCCATTTGTAAGAAAAATatgcacttgaacaaacattgCTGTGGGttagaaaccatctttaagaaTTTTGAATGTTTAGTTTTGGTGCATGTCAAATACACCAACATggtggaggcagggtttatgacctatgctaTAGATGGCTATCGTAAAGCTTTCGCCTCACTTTGGGGgatctgtcatgttgtccatctttatctctGCAGGGAAAAGCACAGGTATCACAAACATCATTAACAAAGGCTCTGTTCTTTTCAAGAGAGCCACAGAGTGAAAGAGTCAACCCACAACCCTGAAAATCTCCATTTATTTAGCTATTTATAACTGCACTTTTCCCACTTTGATTGATGATGATTCAATAGCTCCCCAGCAGATGGCAGCATTATGCAACCGTTTGGCCCCTGTCTTTGAAtcgtgctgtgtgtgtgtgtgtgtgtgtttgtgtgtgtacgtgtatgtgtgtatgaaaaGAAGGGAGTGGAGACAGTGCTTTGTGAGCTGATTAAAGACAGGGGGCAGAGGTTGATCTTTCAGGACGTCaggatagaaaaataaacagagatcGGAAGGAACAGACAATAGCTATCAGTCTCCTGCAGACCCAGTGGACAGATGAGAGCCAAGTTTGGGGTTTGTGAGaagacaggagcagagagagaagagtgcaAGCAAACAGGGAATGTGAAGCTTGTGAGAGGATGAGGGATCGACTGAGTATAGATATTTGGCTTAGCTGTAGCATACCTTGGAGagcatgagaggaacacaggtctgcagcaaagagagagagaggtagaatAAGAGAAGACCCAGCAGGGAGAATGGGAGCTGTGCAAACACAGCAaggtaggagtgtgtgtgtatatgtgtgcgcTGGTGTAGTGTTCAGTTGacgaaagaaaagaaaagaatgcagctaaaaaacaaaaagtgaagctACTATTGGTGTCACATGAATGGCTGCTGCCGGCTCAGGGGGCGTTATCAGTGTGTGGTTACCGAGGCCCAAAGGTCAGTCCGAAGGCAGCGTCTAGAGCACAACTTGCTAAACACAGACAAGATCCTTTGTTAATCTCAAAAAGTTGTAATTAGCCCCCGCATATAATACTGACGTACGTTGGTTCTCTTAGACAACAGCCTCTTCATTTACTACTTTTCAACTCTCTGTGTGTACAGAGCCAGGGCTTTGgattcaaaaatattttccaatGCACTCACAAATCATACAGGTAGTGGACCTCGAGGCgagaatttgaaaaaaaattgcttACCCCACCTTtaagagagagagtaagagaaaTTGTTTggaaaggagaaagaagaaagataaagaaaatcaagggggaggaaaagaaatgtgtgaGAAAGGGGAGGACTAATGAGGATTTGGTGTGAGTAATGAGGAAAAAGTgtaaaagatgaagaggagtTATAAAGGGAGGTGAATAAATCGTGTTTCAGGGAAAATTAGAGTTGGAGGGATGGAGActgcaaagaaaagaagaaaggaaaggacaggTGATTGAAGACATCAGGATGAGGTGTAATGGGGATGGGAAAAAGATGATAAACATTAGAAAGGGTTACACcagggtaaagaaaagaaaatgtacatGACATACAGGAAAGTGGAATTCGATTATTGGAGTCCAATGGCAACCTTTTTACAACTTGTTACTTATTCTTTTTCTCAGTTTGATGTTATATAGGTTTGTGAAATTATGAAAAGATTGTGGTTATACTTTGCATAAAAGGGACTGCAGCAGGTTGCAAACTCCTGTCCAGCATACGCACTGAATTTTGGCTTTAGACCAAAATCACATAGTGTGAAATCATCCAATATGGTCACTAATCCTAAAATACTGGACTGAAATTCCAATCAGAGAGTTTTGTATAATTAGAAGTAATACAATTCACAGATTTcactttctctggaggaggtatTTCACTGAGTTAGCTCTGGTGGATAAAGCCGGGATGGGAAAGGACATCCTGTCATAGAAAGTCACAGTCAAGGTCAAAGCCGGACACACACTAGGAAAACTATGGCTAGTGATAAGATATCTGCAGCTTCAGAATCATAACTGAAACAAAGTGGTTTACTGATTGTTTTCACCTCTGATCGGAAGCATGAACAAACTGAAAGAGATGATGGTTGAGGAGGAGGGGCAGGTAATGTGGAAGGAATGCAGTGCTGGGTGAATAAAGAAGGGTGCAAACAAACCAACGCATTACATAGGAGATGTGTATGAAAGAGATGACTGTGAGTCGCCATCTGCTGAGGATGGCTGGATGGGGCTGGAAGatgaatatttttaaatatatctggAATGGATGTGCCCCAGATGATATCAGCAAGGATTAAAAGGAAGGGAGCACAGGGAGACGTATagtggagaaagaaagatgCAGACATGCTGATGTGAGAAGGCAGCATTCAGTTTTTAGATAAACTGTTGTTCTTTATCCCTCTGCTGGTTAACAGCTGGTGGCCAGAGCCACTATGTTTTCAGATTGTCAGCCCATCTGTACGTACAGCCATCCGTCAATAGGTACGTACGTTTGTCCGTCCATCTcattcttgtgaatgtgatatctcaagagcGACTTAAgataatttcttcaaatttggttcaAAGATTCACGTGAACTCAAAGAAGAACCGATGAGAGTTTGTCGTTCAAAGGTCGAGATCACTTTGAACTCAAAAAGTACATTTCTTTGACGTCTGACTGTGATAGTCCGAAACAGCTTGAGGGAATCCTTTCACATTCGGTataaacattcacttggattcaagaaataactgatttgattttgatagccaaaggtcaaggtgacctctctaaatatgtctttgttgttcttgaacatgatatctcaagatcAGGCTGAGAGATTGTTTTCAAATTATATAAAGAGATTCACtaggactcaaagatgaactgattttggtggttgaaggtccaaaggtcaaggtcatgtgACCTCATGTTTTTGAGATTGCAATATATCAGGAATGCCCAAAGGGAATTTCATCACATCAGGCACAAACACTCACTTGGTCTTCAGGATGACCTGATAAGAATTTGacagtcaaaggtcaaggtgacgTGACCttaaatgaataagaaaaaaaaagtatagaTGGAAAACTGCAGTGGTTGGTGGAAGCATTCCACTGCAGtgctgtatttcatttttttgaaaatctaTAACATGTTTGCTGTGTATATTAAAGTTGCAGTGCATTGTGATTAGATTTTGATGTAGCTGTAGTTAGATTGAGAGTTTCAGTGACTTCCCTGAAGACATCATCATGGCAATGCAATAAGAGGCATGGGGCTGGAGCCAAAATAAGGTCAGGAGAGAAGTAAAAAAGGATGTTGGGATGGACAGGAGATctaaggatggagggaggaaaaatgaaaaaatagtGGAAGcaagtgtttttctgtcagtgGATCAGATCCAGCAGATGAACTGAGAATAGAGGGATGAATGGGTGGGGAGAAAGGGCAGTGGAGAAAGAGGGCAATGAAAGAGGCCTATAGGTAATATGTGTCAGTGAGTTAGTGCAGCAGAAAGGATCCTCGTCAAGTGGGTCACAGAGGGctgtaaaaacagacatta
This is a stretch of genomic DNA from Paralichthys olivaceus isolate ysfri-2021 chromosome 8, ASM2471397v2, whole genome shotgun sequence. It encodes these proteins:
- the LOC109627487 gene encoding ecto-ADP-ribosyltransferase 5-like; the encoded protein is MCIQEISKHCALFPHNFDQTHSPLKVMASKMLISVPLHLLLCWMLLVASKTITIITLQDAILSIPLNMSPDSVDDMYSGCRSRMERIVNTKYFEKENKGIFADVWEKANECATVKFRAKNNKYGNLTKNHIQAICVFTSNYEKFYMTFNDAVRTNRAIYGTSFPFHFLHFWLTTAVQILGERTGCKTTYRKTTAVFTGEVKQKIRFGSFSSTSASPNLKVFGNKTCFQIRTCYGAPLKKYSVFSFEEEVLIPPYEIFQITKKIKKNYRKLPDCENVYILKSVRFHSNLNCKNA